Proteins from a single region of Xenopus laevis strain J_2021 chromosome 9_10S, Xenopus_laevis_v10.1, whole genome shotgun sequence:
- the LOC108703155 gene encoding E3 ubiquitin-protein ligase Topors-like, with protein MGVFFFLCFSTPYSSNETSSSHNTPLLRNRMDQPSKQLVENAKSEEVQSTSVDSTDFGQQENGTADTSSDVGTFKNTLVNSSSEGGHDMETFDEPSMNKCDNVLPALLTASDTNQSFVVAEPDNKNAQEKHTTIKREKRSHSRERTKCDRYRPSHCNEYRHRDHYRRNSPYNKHSHHRGRSRSRGRYETSKNFYYSSKKDRSRSRERNYHYKSRRYDSYRHYNDYHTSHGYRDREYQDRRSSYEEVNYHRKSYNSYRSSWSYYPRDKEQEYFNSPKHTTYYSSSLPKLKKSL; from the exons ATGG gtgtatttttttttttatgtttcagtaCACCATATTCATCCAATGAAACAAGTAGTTCACATAACACTCCTCTATTGAGAAATAGGATGGACCAGCCTTCTAAACAACTTGTTGAAAATGCCAAATCTGAGGAAGTCCAAAGTACTAGTGTGGATTCGACAGATTTTGGGCAGCAGGAGAATGGCACAGCAGACACTTCATCAGACGTTGGCACGTTTAAAAACACACTTGTGAACTCCTCGTCCGAAGGCGGCCATGACATGGAAACATTTGACGAGCCATCTATGAATAAATGTGACAATGTTCTACCTGCTTTACTTACAGCTTCTGATACAAACCAATCTTTTGTTGTGGCTGAACCTGATAATAAAAATGCTCAAGAGAAACATACAACCATTAAACGCGAGAAACGGTCACACAGCAGAGAGAGAACTAAATGTGATCGCTATAGGCCATCTCACTGTAATGAATACAGGCACAGGGATCACTATAGAAGGAATAGCCCCTACAACAAACACAGCCATCACAGGGGCAGGTCGAGAAGTAGGGGCAGATACGAGACTTCTAAAAATTTCTATTACAGTTCCAAAAAGGATCGCTCACGCAGCAGAGAAAGGAACTACCACTATAAAAGCAGGCGATATGATAGCTACAGGCACTATAATGACTATCATACGTCGCATGGGTATCGGGACAGGGAATATCAAGACAGAAGGTCTTCGTATGAGGAAGTCAACTATCACCGTAAATCCTATAACTCTTACCGAAGCAGCTGGTCTTATTACCCCAGAGACAAAGAACAGGAATATTTCAATAGCCCCAAACACACTACCTATTATTCATCCTCGCttccaaagctgaaaaaaagtttataa